The genomic window GTAAATAATCGAACCATTTCCGCCCCTAGGGTTATTATAGAATACAAAATCCATGTCACTTTGGACCTTTCCAGAAGGGCCAACTAAGAATGCTGAGGCATCCAAATCATATTGAGAATGGCTGTGGCTAACATCCCAGCCTAACCCCGCCACGACAACCTCAAGACCCGGATGAGCCTTTGTTAAATCGACTTTCTGTCCTTTTCGTAAGGTAACACCCACTTTTAATACCACTCCTATCCCTATAGATTCATATCAATATAGTAACTAAGAAAACTTATCTCCGAATTTTTAATTTCAATTAATATTATAATGCAGAATGGAATCAAAAGGAAAATGATAACATCCTGGCTTTTATTTTAAATGGTATACAGTGTGTTTTATACAAAAAATGAACGCAGTCAACCATAAAGGAGATGCTTTCATTTTTTTAGATTCCTATAGAAAAAAGGGTACCAAAGAGCGCGCGATGTTTCCAAAATTTTTAGGCCTCCATTGAAAATTGGAAACAAAGAGCATGATGTATCCAAATTTTTCGAATTCCCATGAAAAAATGGAAACAAAGAGCATGATGTATCCAAATTTTTCGAATTCCCATGAAAAAATGGAAACAAAGAGCATGATGTATCCAAATTTTTCGAATTCCCATGAAAAAATGGAAACAAAGAGGATGATGCTTCCGAATTTTTCAGATTCCCATGAAAAAATGGAAACAAAGGGTATGATGTTTCCGAATTTTTCAGATTCCAAAGAAAAGTGGAAACAAAGAGCACGATGATACCGAGTTTTATAATCCCTAAGAAAAATGGCCAGGCTCTATAGCGAGGCTGACCATTTTTAAGATTATTATAGGGAAAAGTGACAGTTACATAGTAATGAAATGTACACCGACTTTTACCAAAGGGAAGGTTTTACTACCATTAGCCAGAGCATGACCATTAATAGAATAAGATAAAGCCATGTTGATTTTAAAAGCTTTTGGATAAGCTGCTGTTGATTTTGTCCAGGCTCATGAAAACTTCGAAAAATAGGAGTGAACGCCCTTGCTAGAAAAAATACGGAACCAAACATAACAGCTAACGTAGCAATAATCCATGGTGTTTTCCACGTCCAATGACCCATAGCAATAAGTAATGCACCACTCCCGACAAGGAGATGTCCGGCATGCTTTACAAGCCGGACTGTGAAGCGGAAGATATCCAGGTAGGCAAGCTGGACTTCATGTTCAGCTCCTCGTAATTTTTTCGCTATCGGAATTAAAACGAAAAATGGACCAATGGAAAGAACAGCACTGCCTACATGGATGTATAGGATAAAGCGATATAGTGTATCCATGAAAAATACGATTATTCCGAAACAGGACGGAACTCATGCACCCATACTCTCATTTGCGGCAGCCAAGGCATGCCAGGGTGATAGGATAGAATGGATTGCTTATAATCCTCAACGGTTTCATAGCCTTCTTGCTTGGCATGCTCATCTGTTAATTCACCTAAAGATTGTGAATAAACCTTCTCAACGACAAATTTATGTCCCTGAAGGTCCATAATCTCACCGACATCTGCATAGCGGCCATTTCGGCGCGTAGCCGTTTTTTTTCCTGCTAACACCAATTCTATGTCTGCTGGTAAAGTTATAAGTCGCTCAATTGTACAAGT from Bacillus sp. DTU_2020_1000418_1_SI_GHA_SEK_038 includes these protein-coding regions:
- a CDS encoding ASCH domain-containing protein → MTNQNENQTLPPKTCTIERLITLPADIELVLAGKKTATRRNGRYADVGEIMDLQGHKFVVEKVYSQSLGELTDEHAKQEGYETVEDYKQSILSYHPGMPWLPQMRVWVHEFRPVSE